The Geotalea uraniireducens Rf4 genome window below encodes:
- a CDS encoding DnaJ C-terminal domain-containing protein, producing MANVDYYQVLGLKKGASPAEIKKSYRKLAVKYHPDKNPGSKEAEDKFKEINEAYAVLSDPQKKTQYDQFGDSGFHQRFSQEDIFRGFDVGDLFKDAGFGTDDIFSRIFGGGFQQRGGARFGGRPRKGEDFSMEVSISFQEAFSGGEKHVAFMRDGKREELSVKIPEGIENGAKLRLHGKGGNGIGGGPAGDLYLTVKVSGDPIFHREGDDIIVNQEVRFSEAALGASLDVHTMDGTKRIKVPAGIQPGTKIRLKGLGFPHLGKSGRGDLYVRVGVKVPHQLTGPQRELLEELAKKGL from the coding sequence ATGGCAAATGTCGACTACTACCAGGTGCTCGGCCTGAAAAAAGGCGCGTCACCTGCAGAGATCAAGAAGTCCTACCGCAAGCTGGCGGTCAAATACCATCCCGACAAGAACCCGGGGAGCAAGGAGGCTGAAGATAAGTTCAAGGAGATAAACGAGGCTTATGCCGTTCTTTCCGACCCGCAGAAAAAGACGCAGTACGACCAGTTCGGCGACAGCGGTTTCCACCAGCGTTTTTCCCAGGAGGATATCTTTCGCGGCTTCGACGTGGGGGACCTGTTCAAGGATGCCGGTTTCGGCACGGACGACATCTTCTCCCGCATTTTCGGCGGCGGCTTCCAGCAGAGGGGCGGGGCCAGGTTTGGCGGACGGCCGCGCAAGGGGGAAGACTTCTCCATGGAGGTGTCCATATCATTTCAGGAAGCGTTCAGCGGCGGCGAAAAACACGTCGCATTCATGCGGGATGGGAAACGCGAAGAGCTGTCGGTCAAAATCCCTGAGGGGATTGAAAACGGGGCCAAGCTGCGTCTGCATGGCAAGGGGGGGAACGGCATCGGTGGCGGCCCGGCCGGAGACCTTTATCTGACCGTCAAGGTCAGCGGCGACCCCATTTTTCACAGGGAAGGGGACGACATCATCGTTAACCAGGAGGTGCGCTTTTCCGAAGCGGCGCTCGGCGCTTCTCTAGATGTGCATACCATGGACGGGACAAAGCGGATAAAGGTGCCGGCTGGCATCCAGCCGGGAACCAAAATTCGGTTGAAGGGTCTGGGTTTTCCCCATCTGGGAAAGTCGGGACGCGGCGACCTCTATGTGCGGGTGGGGGTCAAGGTGCCTCACCAGTTGACCGGCCCGCAGCGGGAGCTTCTGGAGGAGTTGGCAAAGAAGGGGTTGTAG
- the hemG gene encoding protoporphyrinogen oxidase — protein MKKAIVVGGGISGLASAYLLREKAKNSGMELEITIVEKEDRTGGKIRSIKEDGYLCEWGPNGFLDSKPQTLDLCRELKVDSQLLRSNDNARKRFIYSGGVLNRLPENGPSFLKSRLISWPGKLRLALEPTPFIAKAPEGVDETLAAFGRRRLGDEALRKLIAPMVSGIFAGDPETMSLVSCFPRIAELEREYGGLVKAMVKLAKKKKQEIAEGKQVASAAGPGGVLTSFRDGIQTLTDILNERLGKDMLVIGAEVTGVSRGNSTPYRVQTGGRELDADIVVLATPAYATAQALEGIDGGMSATLNQIPYATMTVVCFGYEQEKVAHDLNGFGYLIPKAEGMNILGTLWDSSIFENRAPEGKVLLRSMMGGACFPEYIRLSDAEVVQKVRDNLKTIMGIKEAPEFVRIFRHEKAIPQYTVGHGRRLAALEEQAKSHPGLFLSGNSYRGIGLNDCVAAANRTADEVVAFLQSR, from the coding sequence ATGAAAAAAGCGATTGTCGTCGGTGGGGGTATTTCCGGTCTTGCCAGCGCCTATCTTCTCCGGGAAAAGGCAAAAAATTCCGGCATGGAGCTGGAAATAACCATTGTTGAAAAAGAGGATCGGACCGGTGGCAAGATCAGGAGCATAAAGGAGGACGGCTACCTGTGCGAGTGGGGACCAAACGGCTTTCTTGACAGCAAGCCGCAGACCCTTGATCTCTGCCGGGAGCTGAAGGTCGATTCCCAACTGCTCCGCAGCAACGACAACGCCCGCAAGCGGTTCATCTATTCCGGCGGAGTCCTGAACCGGCTGCCGGAGAACGGCCCCTCCTTTCTCAAGAGCCGGCTGATCTCCTGGCCTGGCAAGTTGCGTCTGGCGCTGGAACCGACGCCGTTCATCGCCAAAGCTCCAGAGGGGGTGGACGAGACCCTGGCCGCATTCGGCCGTCGCCGCCTCGGTGACGAAGCCTTGCGCAAGCTTATTGCGCCGATGGTCTCCGGGATATTTGCCGGTGACCCTGAGACCATGTCGCTAGTATCATGCTTTCCGCGCATTGCCGAGCTGGAGCGGGAATACGGCGGCCTGGTCAAGGCGATGGTCAAGCTGGCGAAAAAGAAAAAGCAGGAGATAGCCGAAGGCAAACAAGTGGCGAGCGCCGCCGGTCCCGGAGGTGTCCTGACCTCGTTCCGTGACGGGATACAGACCCTGACCGACATCCTCAATGAACGGCTTGGCAAAGACATGTTGGTCATCGGCGCTGAGGTCACGGGGGTAAGCCGGGGGAATTCCACCCCCTATCGGGTACAGACCGGGGGCAGGGAACTCGATGCCGACATCGTCGTGCTGGCCACACCGGCCTATGCCACGGCGCAGGCGTTGGAGGGGATTGACGGAGGGATGAGCGCCACGCTCAATCAGATTCCCTATGCCACCATGACGGTGGTCTGTTTCGGCTACGAGCAGGAAAAGGTCGCCCATGACCTGAACGGCTTCGGCTACCTGATCCCCAAGGCGGAGGGGATGAACATCCTCGGCACCCTCTGGGATTCCAGCATCTTTGAAAACCGGGCGCCGGAAGGCAAGGTGCTCTTGCGCAGCATGATGGGAGGGGCCTGCTTCCCCGAATACATCAGGCTCTCCGACGCGGAGGTGGTGCAAAAGGTGCGGGACAACCTGAAGACCATCATGGGGATAAAGGAGGCACCGGAATTCGTCCGCATCTTCCGTCACGAAAAGGCCATTCCCCAGTACACAGTGGGGCACGGTAGAAGGCTCGCCGCCCTCGAAGAACAGGCAAAAAGTCACCCCGGCCTCTTTCTTAGCGGCAACTCCTACCGGGGGATCGGCCTCAACGACTGCGTCGCCGCGGCCAACAGGACGGCGGACGAGGTGGTCGCGTTTCTGCAGAGCCGTTGA
- a CDS encoding FAD/NAD(P)-binding protein: MCDNKNIYLPHLATIEEIVDETPDVRTLRLVFQDEQVRENFSFRAGQFAEYSAFGAGESTFCIASSPTRKGYIECCFRATGRVTESLRQLEVGDTMGVRGPYGNSFPIEEFEGKSLVFVAGGIALPPLRTVIWNCLDLRDRFKDITIVYGARTEADLVYKRELEEWQERGDVNLVKTVDPGGNGPDWDGKVGFVPTILEEATPSAQNTIALVCGPPVMIKFTLPVLERLGFTDDAIYTTLENRMKCGLGKCGRCNVGNTYVCKDGPVFTAKQVKAMPQEF, from the coding sequence ATGTGCGATAACAAAAACATCTACCTCCCCCACCTCGCCACCATCGAAGAAATCGTCGACGAAACCCCGGACGTGCGTACGCTGCGCCTGGTCTTCCAGGATGAGCAGGTGCGGGAGAACTTCTCCTTCCGCGCCGGCCAGTTTGCCGAGTACTCGGCCTTCGGCGCCGGCGAATCCACCTTCTGCATCGCTTCCTCGCCGACCCGCAAGGGTTACATCGAGTGCTGTTTCAGGGCCACGGGACGGGTCACGGAGTCGCTGCGGCAACTGGAGGTGGGAGACACGATGGGGGTGCGCGGCCCTTACGGCAACTCGTTCCCCATCGAGGAGTTCGAGGGGAAAAGCCTCGTCTTCGTCGCCGGCGGCATCGCCCTCCCCCCGCTGCGAACGGTGATCTGGAACTGCCTCGACCTGAGGGACAGGTTCAAGGATATCACCATCGTCTACGGTGCCAGGACGGAGGCGGATCTGGTCTACAAGCGGGAGCTTGAGGAGTGGCAGGAGCGGGGGGACGTGAACCTGGTGAAGACGGTGGATCCGGGGGGGAACGGTCCCGACTGGGACGGCAAGGTCGGCTTTGTCCCCACCATCCTGGAAGAGGCGACGCCAAGCGCGCAAAACACCATCGCCCTTGTCTGCGGACCGCCGGTGATGATCAAGTTCACCCTGCCGGTCCTGGAGCGGCTCGGCTTTACCGATGACGCCATCTACACCACCCTGGAGAACAGGATGAAATGCGGCCTGGGCAAATGCGGCAGATGCAACGTGGGGAATACCTATGTCTGCAAGGACGGGCCGGTCTTCACCGCCAAGCAGGTGAAGGCTATGCCGCAGGAGTTCTAA
- a CDS encoding 4Fe-4S dicluster domain-containing protein: MPKTITEQNLRLLVDTLLKEGARVVAPKQAGTMALYEPLKSGDELALGALPRRSAKETFFPLCETILTFEKDKGGVRVNDVDPASFPETVLLCARPCDAAAPSILDAVFSWDYNDEFYLERRRKTTIIGLACTTADDACFCTAVGLSPADTRGSDLFLTPLEGGGYAAQAVTDKGKELLEKRAQFFSDAGSAKPLPPAEPAGESLDLEKIKSWLDNNFENPLWTEIADRCAGCGACAFLCPACHCFDIVDEGTEAKGARRKSWDACGFAKFTNHASGHNPRDMQNKRYRNRIMHKFKYYGDKFGQTLCTGCGRCIRACPVGIDIKAVLDEINSK, from the coding sequence ATGCCGAAAACAATAACCGAACAGAACCTCCGTCTCCTCGTCGATACCCTGCTGAAAGAAGGGGCAAGAGTAGTCGCCCCGAAGCAGGCGGGCACCATGGCCCTCTATGAGCCGCTTAAAAGTGGCGACGAGCTGGCGCTCGGCGCCCTTCCGCGCAGGTCCGCCAAGGAAACGTTCTTCCCCCTCTGCGAGACCATCCTCACCTTTGAAAAGGACAAGGGCGGTGTGAGGGTAAACGACGTGGACCCGGCCTCCTTCCCGGAAACCGTGCTGCTCTGCGCCCGGCCGTGCGATGCGGCAGCTCCGTCGATCCTCGATGCGGTCTTCTCCTGGGATTACAACGACGAGTTTTACCTGGAGAGGCGCAGAAAAACGACCATTATCGGGCTTGCCTGCACGACTGCCGATGACGCCTGTTTCTGCACCGCTGTCGGTCTTTCCCCGGCGGATACCAGGGGCTCGGACCTGTTCCTCACCCCGCTTGAGGGTGGCGGTTACGCAGCCCAAGCCGTCACCGACAAGGGGAAGGAGCTTCTGGAGAAACGGGCGCAGTTCTTCAGCGACGCCGGTTCGGCAAAGCCGCTGCCGCCGGCCGAACCGGCGGGAGAATCGCTCGACCTGGAAAAGATAAAGAGCTGGCTCGACAACAACTTCGAGAACCCGCTCTGGACGGAGATCGCCGATCGGTGCGCCGGTTGCGGCGCCTGCGCCTTCCTCTGCCCGGCCTGCCACTGCTTCGACATAGTGGACGAGGGGACCGAGGCCAAGGGGGCCAGGCGGAAGAGCTGGGACGCCTGCGGCTTTGCCAAGTTCACCAACCACGCCTCGGGGCACAACCCGCGGGATATGCAGAACAAGCGTTACAGAAACAGGATCATGCACAAGTTCAAGTATTACGGCGACAAGTTCGGCCAGACGCTCTGCACCGGCTGCGGCAGGTGCATTCGTGCCTGTCCGGTCGGGATCGATATCAAGGCGGTATTGGACGAAATCAACAGCAAATAA
- a CDS encoding 4Fe-4S dicluster domain-containing protein, with translation MTNTAQQLDTTPLVDTGYYAAVTEAIRAEAARLLTDGTVAAVIGYQAGKRKGTAMPAIITDPARANDLIFSPACVNNLALYLTKAKKDIRKTGKVAIVAKGCDMRALAGLMGESQLKREDVHIIAVACAGVKGSGAATGEPLTTANIAKKCRECTVREPKGADSVAGSLPSLPELSPVEAEELARLEAMTPRERWSFWKEHFSRCVRCLACRSICPFCYCEQCMCDRNRPQAVETSPRPAGNMAWHIVRAMHLSGRCAGCAECERACPMDIPLNLLNRKMAKELKELYGHEAGLEPKEKGPLAEYREDDDQSFIK, from the coding sequence ATGACCAACACAGCACAACAACTCGACACAACCCCGCTGGTGGACACCGGCTACTACGCTGCCGTTACCGAGGCGATCCGGGCGGAGGCCGCCAGGCTCCTGACCGACGGTACCGTAGCCGCGGTGATCGGCTACCAGGCGGGCAAGAGGAAAGGCACGGCCATGCCTGCCATCATCACCGACCCTGCCCGGGCGAATGACCTGATCTTCTCCCCGGCCTGCGTCAACAACCTGGCCCTCTACCTGACCAAGGCGAAGAAGGATATCCGGAAGACGGGAAAGGTGGCGATCGTCGCCAAGGGGTGCGATATGCGTGCCCTGGCGGGACTGATGGGTGAATCCCAGCTGAAGCGGGAGGACGTCCACATCATCGCCGTTGCCTGCGCCGGGGTGAAGGGGAGCGGCGCCGCAACCGGCGAGCCGCTGACCACCGCCAACATCGCGAAGAAATGCCGGGAGTGCACGGTACGCGAGCCGAAAGGAGCCGATTCTGTCGCCGGCAGTCTCCCCTCCCTGCCGGAATTGTCCCCGGTGGAAGCTGAGGAGCTGGCACGGCTCGAAGCGATGACACCCCGGGAGCGCTGGTCGTTCTGGAAGGAACATTTCTCCCGCTGCGTGCGCTGTCTGGCCTGCCGGAGCATCTGCCCCTTCTGCTACTGCGAACAGTGCATGTGCGACCGTAACCGCCCCCAGGCGGTTGAGACAAGCCCGCGTCCGGCGGGAAACATGGCGTGGCACATCGTCCGGGCCATGCACCTCTCCGGCCGTTGCGCGGGGTGCGCCGAATGCGAGCGAGCCTGCCCGATGGACATTCCGCTGAACCTCCTCAACCGGAAGATGGCAAAGGAGCTGAAAGAGCTCTACGGTCATGAGGCGGGGCTTGAGCCGAAGGAGAAGGGGCCTTTGGCGGAGTACAGAGAGGACGACGATCAGTCGTTCATAAAATAA